The following proteins are encoded in a genomic region of Magnolia sinica isolate HGM2019 chromosome 1, MsV1, whole genome shotgun sequence:
- the LOC131240701 gene encoding E3 SUMO-protein ligase MMS21 isoform X1, whose product MASTSANRGNSRITTAATTLYSDNQSLIAEIRKALSVIRALAVDFEKGNKPEKVKELEEAMLDLLATSNDCTHFSSAIESVGNNYQPKDELTDFKKLLEDEVANMKQDSPSVPQNHPLYRQFKEAIWNVHHAGQPMPGEEQEDIVMTSTESSLLNITCPLSGKPVIELEDPVRSMDCKHIYDKKAVVHYMKSKNSSIQCPVAGCPKKLAAGRVVCDPLLHIEIEEMRSRSTQIIQATIVEDFTELDEGEN is encoded by the exons ATGGCATCGACATCAGCTAATCGAGGCAATTCAAGAATCACAACTGCAGCTACTACTTTATACTCCGACAACCAATCCCTCATCGCT GAAATCCGGAAAGCTCTGTCAGTGATAAGGGCACTTGCCGTGGATTTTGAGAAGGGGAATAAGCCCGAAAAG gTGAAGGAATTGGAAGAAGCCATGCTTGACTTGCTGGCTACATCCAACGATTGCACACATTTCTCGTCAGCAATTGAGTCTGTTGGAAATAATTACCAACCTAAAGATGAG TTGACGGATTTTAAGAAGCTTTTGGAGGATGAGGTTGCAAATATGAAGCAGGATTCACCTTCAGTTCCGCAAAACCATCCTTTATACCGGCAATTCAAGGAAGCCATTTgg AATGTTCATCATGCTGGTCAACCAATGCCTGGTGAAGAGCAGGAGGACATTGTAATGACCAGCACTGAGAGCAGCCTTCTAAACATCACATGCCCATTAAGCGGAAAGCCTGTTATTGAACTAGAAGATCCAGTACGCAG TATGGATTGCAAGCATATTTACGACAAGAAGGCAGTAGTGCACTACATGAAATCCAAGAATTCGAGCATTCAGTGCCCTGTTGCAG GCTGCCCCAAGAAGTTAGCAGCTGGGAGAGTGGTGTGCGACCCGTTGTTGCATATTGAAATTGAGGAGATGCGTTCAAGGAGTACTCAAATCATACAGGCTACTATTGTTGAAGATTTCACTGAGCTCGATGAAGGTGAAAACTGA
- the LOC131240701 gene encoding E3 SUMO-protein ligase MMS21 isoform X2, which yields MASTSANRGNSRITTAATTLYSDNQSLIAEIRKALSVIRALAVDFEKGNKPEKVKELEEAMLDLLATSNDCTHFSSAIESVGNNYQPKDENVHHAGQPMPGEEQEDIVMTSTESSLLNITCPLSGKPVIELEDPVRSMDCKHIYDKKAVVHYMKSKNSSIQCPVAGCPKKLAAGRVVCDPLLHIEIEEMRSRSTQIIQATIVEDFTELDEGEN from the exons ATGGCATCGACATCAGCTAATCGAGGCAATTCAAGAATCACAACTGCAGCTACTACTTTATACTCCGACAACCAATCCCTCATCGCT GAAATCCGGAAAGCTCTGTCAGTGATAAGGGCACTTGCCGTGGATTTTGAGAAGGGGAATAAGCCCGAAAAG gTGAAGGAATTGGAAGAAGCCATGCTTGACTTGCTGGCTACATCCAACGATTGCACACATTTCTCGTCAGCAATTGAGTCTGTTGGAAATAATTACCAACCTAAAGATGAG AATGTTCATCATGCTGGTCAACCAATGCCTGGTGAAGAGCAGGAGGACATTGTAATGACCAGCACTGAGAGCAGCCTTCTAAACATCACATGCCCATTAAGCGGAAAGCCTGTTATTGAACTAGAAGATCCAGTACGCAG TATGGATTGCAAGCATATTTACGACAAGAAGGCAGTAGTGCACTACATGAAATCCAAGAATTCGAGCATTCAGTGCCCTGTTGCAG GCTGCCCCAAGAAGTTAGCAGCTGGGAGAGTGGTGTGCGACCCGTTGTTGCATATTGAAATTGAGGAGATGCGTTCAAGGAGTACTCAAATCATACAGGCTACTATTGTTGAAGATTTCACTGAGCTCGATGAAGGTGAAAACTGA
- the LOC131240687 gene encoding putative Myb family transcription factor At1g14600 isoform X1, producing the protein MSLKRSPSSSLDRHRPLPIQTDVNSGQLIDEDRPLVDEGSKSVTVRQYVRSKMPRLRWTPDLHHCFVHAVERLGGQDRATPKLVLQVMDVKGLTIAHIKSHLQMYRSMKQDKVVQEGIVSKRNNEMNGSSSDYFSYSLPTHQQQFHEERRFLKDNSCNFFQAIRFKRTQVPSEGHKKQRQYKEHVIYGEEATLEEEASHGEIVQGCMRKPTSYIIFKGLLNNNSNPETAEEPNNPQMDEHPNREVHSNHLLSRLEDTSECVNGAIDSTLSLSLVSKDPTETRLREAHHNRSLNNQRVSSVLENVKNVSLGLTLDLKMSYSLR; encoded by the exons ATGTCTCTCAAGAGGTCTCCAAGTTCCTCGCTCGATCGTCACCGTCCGTTGCCGATCCAGACGGATGTGAACAGTGGACAGCTCATCGATGAGGATAGGCCATTGGTGGATGAAGGTTCCAAATCCGTGACCGTTAGGCAGTACGTACGATCGAAGATGCCCCGCCTTCGGTGGACTCCAGATCTTCACCATTGCTTTGTTCATGCTGTGGAAAGGCTAGGTGGCCAAGATA GAGCCACGCCAAAGCTGGTGTTACAAGTAATGGACGTGAAAGGACTGACTATAGCCCACATAAAGAGCCATCTTCAG ATGTATCGCAGCATGAAGCAGGATAAAGTGGTGCAAG AAGGAATTGTTTCAAAGAGGAATAATGAAATGAACGGCTCATCTTCAGATTACTTCTCATATTCCCTCCCAACCCATCAGCAACAATTTCACGAAGAAAGGAGATTTTTAAAAGACAACAGCTGCAACTTCTTTCAAGCCATCAGATTCAAACGCACTCAGGTTCCATCAGAAGG CCACAAGAAACAAAGACAATATAAGGAACATGTTATTTATGGGGAAGAAGCAACACTAGAAGAAGAGGCTTCACATGGAGAAATTGTCCAAGGATGCATGAGGAAACCCACATCTTATATCATCTTCAAGGGGCTTCTAAATAATAACTCCAACcca GAGACTGCTGAAGAACCCAATAATCCTCAAATGGATGAACACCCAAATCGAGAAGTACATTCAAACCACTTGCTTTCTAGATTGGAGGACACATCAGAGTGTGTAAATGGAGCCATTGATAGCACGTTATCCCTATCTTTGGTGTCGAAAGATCCAACGGAGACAAGATTGAGAGAGGCCCACCACAATCGATCATTGAATAATCAAAGAGTTAGTAGTGTGCTTGAAAACGTGAAGAATGTGTCTCTTGGGCTGACTTTAGATTTGAAAATGTCATATTCTTTACGTTAG
- the LOC131240687 gene encoding protein PHOSPHATE STARVATION RESPONSE 3-like isoform X2: MSLKRSPSSSLDRHRPLPIQTDVNSGQLIDEDRPLVDEGSKSVTVRQYVRSKMPRLRWTPDLHHCFVHAVERLGGQDRATPKLVLQVMDVKGLTIAHIKSHLQMYRSMKQDKVVQDYFSYSLPTHQQQFHEERRFLKDNSCNFFQAIRFKRTQVPSEGHKKQRQYKEHVIYGEEATLEEEASHGEIVQGCMRKPTSYIIFKGLLNNNSNPETAEEPNNPQMDEHPNREVHSNHLLSRLEDTSECVNGAIDSTLSLSLVSKDPTETRLREAHHNRSLNNQRVSSVLENVKNVSLGLTLDLKMSYSLR; the protein is encoded by the exons ATGTCTCTCAAGAGGTCTCCAAGTTCCTCGCTCGATCGTCACCGTCCGTTGCCGATCCAGACGGATGTGAACAGTGGACAGCTCATCGATGAGGATAGGCCATTGGTGGATGAAGGTTCCAAATCCGTGACCGTTAGGCAGTACGTACGATCGAAGATGCCCCGCCTTCGGTGGACTCCAGATCTTCACCATTGCTTTGTTCATGCTGTGGAAAGGCTAGGTGGCCAAGATA GAGCCACGCCAAAGCTGGTGTTACAAGTAATGGACGTGAAAGGACTGACTATAGCCCACATAAAGAGCCATCTTCAG ATGTATCGCAGCATGAAGCAGGATAAAGTGGTGCAAG ATTACTTCTCATATTCCCTCCCAACCCATCAGCAACAATTTCACGAAGAAAGGAGATTTTTAAAAGACAACAGCTGCAACTTCTTTCAAGCCATCAGATTCAAACGCACTCAGGTTCCATCAGAAGG CCACAAGAAACAAAGACAATATAAGGAACATGTTATTTATGGGGAAGAAGCAACACTAGAAGAAGAGGCTTCACATGGAGAAATTGTCCAAGGATGCATGAGGAAACCCACATCTTATATCATCTTCAAGGGGCTTCTAAATAATAACTCCAACcca GAGACTGCTGAAGAACCCAATAATCCTCAAATGGATGAACACCCAAATCGAGAAGTACATTCAAACCACTTGCTTTCTAGATTGGAGGACACATCAGAGTGTGTAAATGGAGCCATTGATAGCACGTTATCCCTATCTTTGGTGTCGAAAGATCCAACGGAGACAAGATTGAGAGAGGCCCACCACAATCGATCATTGAATAATCAAAGAGTTAGTAGTGTGCTTGAAAACGTGAAGAATGTGTCTCTTGGGCTGACTTTAGATTTGAAAATGTCATATTCTTTACGTTAG